AGGAAGCCGCTGAAGGTGCTGTGGTGGTTGCTGTTGTCCCAGATCTGAGTGTTGTGCCACAGCTGCATGGAGAGCGTGTCGCCCTGCTCCAGCAGCAGCGCTGCGCCGTTGGAGGCCGTGTCACTGCCTTCCCCCGATGGCTGCTCGTGGGCGATCAGCTGGACATAGTAGCCGTTTTTGTACAGGACGGCGCTCATGGGGAAGTCGGTGGGGGCATTGGCTGTGAAACGAATGTAGTAGACTCCACGAACTGGTGCTGTGAACACACCTGAAGGAGACGCTCGACTGGTGAGAAGACTGTACACCACGACCACTTCATGAAACACAGTCGATCTCTATTATGAACCATTTAATGTAAAGTGAGCCACTgagaaaagatgttttaaagtcAACTGACACAGAAAGGATCAGATATGATCAGTTCAATAATATTCAGTGCctattttacagtgtgaaagCTGGAGGAACAGCTGTCGTAAAGGACGTCACCAACCTGTCTCAGGGTTGTACGCCTGTCCAACGTTGGTCAGAACCTCTCTGTAGATGAGAGTTTGGCTTCCTGACGTCGTCTTCTGAAGACCGTTTCCTCCGAGAGAAACTGCAAACGCCACCTTTGGTGTGTCTGGAGGTGAAGACAAAACGTTTTCATGCTGTTGGATTAGTTACTATTACTACAGACTGAAAGACGTTACAAAGAACTGCTGAGGAGGATTTAAGAAAAGTCAAACCTCGCATTCTCTTGAGCTCCTTCTCTGTAGACTCCAGTCTCTCTTTAACACCTGCAGGTACAAATAGTTCATTTTACTGCTTTCAGAGAAAGACGAGCACAGTGTCAGTAACCAAACCAACACCACAGTCTGGACTAGTGTCAAACACGTGTGAAAACGAGCTGAGGAACAAAGCTGGGTCTTACCCTGGTTTTCAGCCTGAAGCTGCTTCACTGACTCATGAAGCGTTTTCAGCTCAGCTTCAGCATTAAGCTCAGTTACAGGTTCATCCACcctgaaacagcaaaacatcCATGTTCAGgacagtgctgtgtttttgttttttggggatGGGGGTTTTTAGAACACAGATGATCGACACTCTGACgtgtccctgaatgcagctcAAGCTACACTCTTGGCTTTACGCACAGTAGGTCCTCTTCCACAAGAAACATTGAATTTCTGGGATATTTTATTTAACGGCTGATATTAATATGTGTGAGTCTCCATTTGGAGGGTTCAGGATGTCTGCAGCAGGGTCACTGTGGGGTTATGAACAATAACCTCTCTCATACGTCTCAGCTAAAATGTTACACGTAACGTACACATATCTCTGAGGCTGCTGCGTCAGGTCTGACTCTGACTGGGATAAAACTAACATCCCTAACGTATAAACTGTTCTCACATGGGGAACAGCAGGAAGCCGCTGAAGGTGCTGTGGTGGTTGCTGTTGTCCCAGATCTGAGTATTGTGCCACAGCACCATCTTCAGCTTGTCGCCCTGTTCCAGCAGCAGCGCTGCGCCGTTGGAGGCCGTGTCGCTGCCCTCGCCAGACGGCTGCTCGTGAGCGATCAGCTGAATCtcgttgttgtttttgtagagCACGGCACTCTTCGTGAAGTCGGTAGGACCATTGGCTGTAAAGCGGATGTAATAGACGCCACGAACCGGTGCTGTGAATTCGCCTGGAGAGGAGGAGCAGTAGTAGTTCAGTGGAAAACGACAAgtcttctgtttcttttgaaGAAGATTTGATCTTACCTGTCTCGGAGTTGTAAGCCCTACCGACGTTGGTCAGGACTTCCCTGTAGATGAGGTCTTTGTTGCCAGATGTTGTCTTCACAAGACCGTTTCCTCCCAGTGAGGCAGCAAACGCAACTTTAGGTGTTTCTGTACCAAAGACATTCCTGTAGTCACGTGTTTAGCTGAAGTTTTGCCATTGTTGTATGTAAACTACAGTTATCCCACTCCCCCATTTGAACTTTCTTACCTCGCACTCTGTTCAGTTCCCTCTCGGCCGCTTCTAGACGTTCGATCATCGCTGTTAAtgtaaagagaggagaaaacaaacagtccaGCGGACCTTGAACCTCAGCTGGTCATAGACCATGTTCCGAACAACACAGCTGAAGTGAGGAGACTGTTCCCTCTACTTGGATcttattaaatgtgaaattcTAACTAAAGCTAAAGATGATAGATGTGGTTTTACACTGAGAGACTTGAATCAAGTTGTGTCAGTTTCAGGttgagtttttcttctttcttcattcagagaagcagaaatgaGGCTGTTAACCTAATTTGGTCTGTGGATTACCTGGAGTACAAGGCATCGTTTCACACCACACACTAAACCATCTGAATTGAAATGTCAGACGGAAACACCCCAATAAAAAGTCTCTGTTGGGATCAGTCTGTCTGTTCATGGTAGTCACCCATCTTACCTTGTCTGTCGGCCTTCAGCTCCTCCAGGGAGGTTTGGACCTTCTTAAGCTCAGCCTGGTGGTCACTGACGGGCAGAGCCGAACCAAACTGGGCCAGACCGGCCAgagccaacagcagcagagtgaggaGCCACAGAGACATGTTGTGAAGGAGTAGGTGGGGATGTCAGAGGGTGCTGCTTTTTATACAGACATTATCTCTGGAGTCAGTTGATTTAATCAGTTACTTCTGTGTCAATATTGATTCTGCATCAGTGTTGATTCACAACATCGATTATTACAGAGCAGCTCATCAGTTTTAATTTGGTCTGCTGGAAACTCACCAGATTTTATTAAGAATAAGTGATCATTAAATATCAAACAATTTAATATCCTAGAATTAATTTTACTGTATTCTCTTAGTGATCTTTTGTTAAAGTGACTGTAACTGGACTCAACAAGTACAGTTGGTTACTGCTGAACACAGAACAGGAGACTGTGCATCAAACGCTGTTTAAAGTCTAAGGGTCAAACTGTGATTGGTAGCAATAAAGAACTGATATTAAGACCAGATGAAGAGCAGAAACAGTagtttgctctgtttttgcCTCTTCCCAGCTCttgagggaaatatctggccCGTTGGCTGGTTGTCATATGCTGAGAAGGACCAACATCTTCTTCAGAAACCTCTTGTTCCTTGCTTATCTGAAGAGTTGTACTTATCTAACCTGTGAACTTTggtcgtgtgtgtgtatgttttgacGTGTGTAAATAATTGTATGGATCATTAATGACTAGAACAGTCTTTGTACCCTGGTCCCGTATGAACAAAGGCAACGTTGTGATTTTCATTCTACGTGGAAACGTCGTCAAATTTGGTGTCAATCTCAAGTTCTTCTCTGCTGATAAACTCAGTGGTAGATCAGCACGTTCTGAAATCagtcacttatttatttttaaggttATGAACGATCCCTGTTGATCAATAGTCTGTGTCCCCgctcttcttcctgtctgtcctcagtGATTACGGTCTGTCCTACCTGTCTCTGAGGACCAGTATCGGACTCTGGACCGCCTTCTTCTGCCTGCTGCTCGTTGCCACTGATGCCAGCTCTCTGGTCTGCTACATCACTCGCTTCACCGAGGAGGCCTTCGCTTCCCTCATCTGCATGATCTTCATCTATGAGGCTCTGGAGAAGCTGGTCCACCTCGGGGAGGTCTACCCTATTAACATGCACGACCACCTGGAAAACCTCACCTTCTACACGTAAGACACCAGCAGCACAGCTGCTTTAGGCTACAGCTCTGTCTCAGTAGATGTATTTTAACGTGTTCCTGACTCACCTGTTGCAGGTGTCGGTGTTCTCCACCTGCCAACGCCTCAGCTGAAGTCCAGCAGATCTGGAGTAACAAGAATTTGACCTTTGAAAGCATCCAGTGGGAGCAGCTAAGCGTGAAGGTGCAACATATTTCTATGTGTTTTCGTTCCTCACGCAGAAAAGGAGAAGATCCAGTGGACTAGGGGAAACTGAAACATTGATTTATTACCTTTATGTTTCAACTTCTCTGTAGTTAAGTTGTAAAGCTCTTCCTTAAGATTGATGTTAGAATAAGTTCAGTGAACCTGCTCCGAGCTGAACTTGTCTAGAACCTGTTCTTGCTCTGTTCGTAGAGAAGGAACTGCAGctctctctgctcctgttctgtctccaggAATGTCGGGATTTACACGGGGCGTTTTTCGGCTCGGCCTGCAGCCACGATGGTCCATATGTCCCCGACGTCCTCTTCTGGTCCGTCATCCTCTTCTTTACCACCTTCTTCCTCTCGTCCTTCCTCAAACAGATCAAGAACAAGAGATACTTCCCCACCAAGGTCAGTTCACCTTCACACATACGGATGTAAAAAACTCACTGATGAAGATATGACACATTCTCGCTGACAAGTAACTATCATTTAAATTAAGAAATGCAATGAAGCATCTAATCTCAGATCTGAGGAACTAATCTTTATTGTGCAGAGCAATAAACGGAAGGTCAACATTAGCTAAGATAATTTAAGATGTTCTTGAGATGGTTTAAATCAATGAGccgatgaagaagaagaataatatatatatatatatgtgcagCATTATTTCAATCCTAGGTAACATTTcagatactttttttttgtttgtttcttccagAGAGAATCATCCAGGTCATAATTAGCTCAGTTAAATGCTTCGACTGGAAatatttccctttttaaaaCTTAAGTAAAATAAGctggggtttttttgtttgtgtttttttttttttttgtgcaggtTCGATCGACCATCAGTGACTTCGCCGTCTTTTTGACCATCATGATCATGGTCTTGGTGGATTATCTGGTGGGAGTTCCTTCACCCAAACTTAACGTACCCGACCGCTTCGAGGTATCACCTGACTTATCGCAGACTCGTCTGTGATGTTGTGTTCAGTATGTGATGTGGTTGTATGAAGCTCTGACACTGCTGCTTGTCCGTTCAGCCCACGTCAAACACTCGAGGGTGGCTGATCTCCCCTCTGGGACCGAACCCCTGGTGGACTCTGCTGGCTGCCGCTattccctctctgctctgcaccaTCCTCATCTTCATGGACCAGCAGATCACCGCCGTCATCATCAACAGGAAGGAGAACAAGCTCAAGGTCTGGACGACGGACTGAGAGAACCACCAGGTTTGTTTCTGACAGAGCAGCTGGACGATCATTTTCCTCTGCGTGTGTTTTGGTTGCAGAAAGGTGGCGGGTACCACCTGGACCTGCTGGTGGTGGGGGTGATGCTGGGTGTGTGCTCCATCATGGGCCTGCCATGGTTCGTGGCTGCGACCGTGCTCTCCATCTCTCACGTCAACAGTCTGAAGCTGGAGTCGGAGTGCGCAGCGCCCGGCGAGCAGCCAAAGTTTCTGGGTatcagagagcagagagtgaCCGGCTTCATGATCTTCTTCCTGATGGGCTGCTCTGTCTTTATGACGTCGGCACTGAAGGTGAGTGTCCCGCCCGTGGTCCTCTCAGACTGGAGAGTCTCCCGACTCTACCTGAGTTTCTACAATGTACCA
This genomic stretch from Anabas testudineus chromosome 16, fAnaTes1.2, whole genome shotgun sequence harbors:
- the LOC113169098 gene encoding heavy metal-binding protein HIP-like, producing MSLWLLTLLLLALAGLAQFGSALPVSDHQAELKKVQTSLEELKADRQAMIERLEAAERELNRVRETPKVAFAASLGGNGLVKTTSGNKDLIYREVLTNVGRAYNSETGEFTAPVRGVYYIRFTANGPTDFTKSAVLYKNNNEIQLIAHEQPSGEGSDTASNGAALLLEQGDKLKMVLWHNTQIWDNSNHHSTFSGFLLFPMVDEPVTELNAEAELKTLHESVKQLQAENQGVKERLESTEKELKRMRDTPKVAFAVSLGGNGLQKTTSGSQTLIYREVLTNVGQAYNPETGVFTAPVRGVYYIRFTANAPTDFPMSAVLYKNGYYVQLIAHEQPSGEGSDTASNGAALLLEQGDTLSMQLWHNTQIWDNSNHHSTFSGFLLFPM